One window from the genome of Echinicola vietnamensis DSM 17526 encodes:
- a CDS encoding polyprenyl synthetase family protein, which translates to MKPDLKQIQAPIAEEMTDFEKKFRSFMKSKVKLLDHITSYIVKRKGKQMRPMFVFLTAGVTGGINESTYRGAALIELLHTATLVHDDVVDDANYRRGFFSVNALWKNKIAVLVGDYLLSRGLLLSVDNGDFDLLKEVSNAVREMSEGELLQIAKARNLDITEEVYYTIIRQKTASLIASCCAVGAVTSGADKATVERMREFGEKVGMAFQIKDDLFDYGEDEVGKPVGIDIKEKKMTLPLIYALNHASWTDKKRIIYLIRNKNEDKKAVNQVIKFVKASGGLEYAQEVMTRFFDEALAILEAQPSSAYKDSLANLVKYTIERKK; encoded by the coding sequence ATGAAGCCAGACCTCAAACAAATACAAGCCCCCATAGCGGAGGAAATGACCGACTTCGAAAAGAAGTTTCGTTCTTTTATGAAGAGCAAGGTCAAGCTTTTGGACCACATCACCAGCTACATCGTCAAGCGTAAAGGCAAACAAATGCGGCCGATGTTCGTGTTTCTCACGGCAGGGGTCACCGGCGGGATCAATGAATCCACCTATCGTGGAGCGGCGTTGATTGAGTTGCTGCATACCGCGACCCTGGTACACGATGATGTGGTGGACGATGCCAATTACCGGCGGGGATTTTTTTCGGTAAATGCACTTTGGAAAAATAAAATTGCCGTATTGGTGGGAGATTACCTGTTGTCCCGGGGGCTGCTGCTCAGTGTGGACAATGGTGATTTTGACCTGCTGAAGGAGGTTTCCAATGCCGTGCGGGAAATGAGTGAAGGGGAGCTGCTGCAGATCGCCAAGGCACGTAACCTTGACATCACCGAGGAGGTGTATTATACCATTATCAGACAAAAAACAGCCAGCTTGATCGCATCATGTTGTGCCGTGGGTGCGGTGACATCCGGTGCAGATAAGGCTACCGTGGAGCGTATGCGGGAGTTTGGGGAGAAAGTGGGGATGGCATTTCAGATCAAGGATGATCTTTTCGACTATGGGGAAGACGAAGTGGGAAAACCGGTGGGAATAGACATCAAAGAAAAGAAGATGACCCTTCCCTTGATTTATGCCTTGAACCATGCCAGCTGGACCGATAAGAAGCGGATTATTTACCTGATCCGAAACAAAAACGAAGATAAAAAGGCTGTCAATCAAGTGATTAAGTTTGTGAAGGCTTCAGGCGGGTTGGAATATGCCCAAGAGGTGATGACCCGATTTTTCGATGAAGCCTTGGCCATTTTGGAGGCACAGCCGAGTTCGGCCTATAAAGATTCTTTGGCCAATTTGGTGAAATATACCATTGAGCGGAAAAAGTAA